GAGCATAGGTGGTTGTGCTATATGTATTATCCGGATTGATGGTTTTGATAACCCTCCCTACCGGATCATACTGAAAACTCGCCTTGGGTTGTATAAAGTCCGGCGCGATATATTTAGCCCTGTCGGCGCCGGGGGTGATTAGATATGAGAAGAACTTGGAATCCGTCAGGCCCCTGTTATTATAAACAACTATATTACTTACTATCTGTTTCGCGGGATCCTGAGCGTCTGACTTAACCTCAACGGTTCTTCCAATACCGTCTGAAAATGTATATGTGGCCCTGATCTTGTCGGGATCATCGGTATTATTTTCTTCTCTGGCGTAAGCGGCCAATTTAACCGGTATAACGCTGAGGTCATATTCATACCAGGCGCTGGGATGACTTGAGTCGTCATAAGGACCGAATGCCTGTTTTGCCCTTCCAAAGACATCATATACCCTTTTTGATATCTGGCCGTTCGGATCTGTCGATGTCAAAATTTGCCCTGTCTTTGGATCGTATGTGGCGCTTTGAGTCTGTCCAAGGGCGTTCGTTACAAGTTCAGGATACATGTGGTATATAGAATCATATATCGTGGTAGTCGTTCTTCCTTTAGCGTCCGCAACACTTGTGGCGTTGCCATATGTTGTGTCGTATACAAAAGTAGCGACAGCATTGGAGGTACTGTTTGACCATTTTTCTTCCTTGGTAAGCCTGCCAAATACAGGTGTGACACTATACCAGCTGGAATTATTATCGTAATAACGCCATCCCTCGCTTACCTTATTGCCGTTACTATCTGTTGTGTAAGTATGGGAAGCCTTGCTTAAGACCCATTTATCCTGATTGTAAACATAATCTATATATGTGTACTTCTCGTCGCCAAGTATAGTTCCCCATCCGGCTGTATCATCTCCGGAATAAGATATTTTTATGGGATTGCCATAACTATCGTATTCGTAGGCTGTTTGGGTGCGTTTAAAATTGTTACTATCTCCGTCATAGATATACCTGTCTTGTGATTTCAGATACGGTAGATATACGCCCGCATACGGTTCAAAGCAGTCCCAATAATTCCATAATCTTGAATAAATACTGCCAGATCTATCCTTCGTCTCCTGTAAATACATTCTTCCTTTATATCTGGGGTCTTGTTTAAACCAATTATCCACATAGTTGCCGTCAGCGTCTGTTTCCCGGACCTGGTCAAAACCCAAAAATTCCCTATTCGGAACATCGAACACGCCGTCCCAATATTTATAAGTTACCGTATAAGCATGCCCCATACCATCATCGCTTGTAACGCTACTCACGGTCTGCAAGATGATGGGAAGATCGCAAATACTGTCAAGGCCGTTATTGTAATATTTGGTTGAGGGAGTATAAGCAATAGACGTAGAGCCGCCAACGCCATTTGATATACTCCGTAACAGATCGGGGACAGGGCTTGCGTTTAGATATGTCTTCTTATAACTCCCATTGGCTATGACAAGGTCTTCCATGCCGTCGCCATTAACATCGGAGAAACGTCTGCCCTGATCCTGGCCGCTTGTTATTATCTCGCCGTCAGTAATATTCCACGCGTCATTCTTCTGCCATCCGTGGCCGGTATTTATATAGGTAGACCTATAACCATCCTGCGCGATGACCAGATCGGGAAGGCCGTCTCCGTTAATATCAGTCAGGACCCTTCCACACGGTTTACTGCTTTCGTAGAGATTGCCGTCGGGTATGTTCCAGATATCGTCACGTGTCCAGCCCTTACCACTATTCATATATACGGCCTTAGTGCCGTCTTTAGCGATGACCAGATCCGCCAGCCCGTCTCCGTTAAGATCCATAAGCTGCGAGCCTTGTGTAAAATCTCCATCCGGAACATTCCAGCTGTCAGTTCTGGTCCAGCCGCTACCGTTGTTCAGATAAGTAACCCTCGTTCCGTCTTTTGCCACCAGGAAATCCGATAATCCGTCTCCGTTCACATCCGCGAACCGCCTGCCCTGATCCGCACCGATATAAGCGAAGAATCCATCGGGGACATTCCACTGGCTAGAACTATACGTATTCCAGTAAGTTTTGCCATTGAGATACGTACCATAGCTGTAGTCGCCTCCTCCCGTCCAATATTTATTCGCGACTATCCAGTCCGGGAATCCGTCTCCGTTAACATCAGCAAGTCGCCTTCCATCGTCTATATTTTTTCCTTGAGTGACCCAGATAAAATTTCCATTTGGAGCATTCCAGCCGGGATCATACACCCAGCCGCTACCTGTGCTCTTATACGATCTTTCGTACCATGATCCACCTTGGGCCGCTATGGCAACCATAAAATCAGGCAACGCATCTCCATTCAGATCAACAAGACATCTGCCCTGGTCGGCGTTTCCCGATACGAAGCTGCCGTCAGGAATGATCCATGTATCGTCAGCCGTCCAGCCGTTTACACCTGACTGATAAGTAAAGGTCGGTGGAGGCAGCGTAGACACATTATCCGAACCATATTGGACAATAGAGGACAAGAGAGACTTATAAGTATTGGGACTCATTGAATATTGCAGCTGGTATTTTCTTACAAGGACATTATCGCATTTTACTTCTATATTAGAGAGCCGGTACTGGGTTGTTACCTTGGAGCAAGATCTATAATTCTCATATGTATCGGGCCTCGCGGAAGCCTCTAAGTTAAACTTTACTGACTGGCGCGGCAGGTCGCCTGCGGTATCGTTTCCCGTGTATAAAATAGTATCGAGATATATTTCGCCGGAATCCTTCGTGTAGGATATGGTCATAAAGTTTGTATCGATATTCGTTACCCTATCGAGGCACCATTTAAAAGTGCCTAAAGAGTTAGTAACTCTTGATCCAGCGCTTGAGCCAAAAGCGTATTTTGTTCCATTCTTATCCCATACTGTCCAAGAAGTGCCGTCATATTTAAACTTTAGGTATGACGGGTCATATTTGGCGCGATACTCGCCACTACCGATGCTTACGAGGTCTGACTGGACGCCGCTGAACGTAGCGACAAATACGTCACTTGAGTCGTTGTAGGCAGGAACTCCTTTTCGGGTGCTACGCTCAATCGAGCCTATGCTTAAATCCCATCCTACGCCGCACCAGCTGTTTCCTCCGCCCGAGGTATATGATAAAGCTACTTCCGGTTGAATGTTGCCCCGGCCCGGACTGACTACAATAGGGATACCGGCGGACGCCCTGCCTGTAAATAGATCCGTCTGAAATATCTGTTTTGTAGTGCCGAGCGGTCCCGTCAATGAGGAAAATGATGTTTGGGTTTGCGCACCGCCAGTTCCTGAATCCGAGGTTGCGGCCATAGCCGTTAATTTCTCTCCGCCGGAAGAAGAGCTTTGAGCCTGAACAGGGCCGTGACTTTGAGAATTACTTGGGTCGGCATCTGTGCCATTTCCTTGATATACGCTTGAAGGAGGCGGTGTCGTTGTAGCGGCTTCAGCGCGGGCTGTATCAAGCTGGAAAGTTATAATTGTTATACATAGAAATATACTGATAGCTTTTGACCATACCGCTCTCAATATCTTCCCATCGTAAGAAAAATTTATCATATTCATAAGAGTCTCTTTTCTGCCATTAATTTGCCGGCGGAGTTATCGGTGGTTGCACAAGACATATAGTTCCTGTTCGATAGTTTGTTCCATATTGGTTTTTAACTTCTATCATAATATCAGCTGAACCTACATCGCTTTGAGCCGCGGCCCAGGAATATGTTGAAATAGCGGTCCACGCTTGTTTTATAACGCCTTTAATGGTGAATTGGTATTGCAAGCTGCCGATAGGATTATTTATTGTCGGATAAACGGATACGCTGGTACTGGCGTATCCAAACGCGCCGTCATTAGGATTAACCGCCGTTACGTCGGGAACAAACGGATTATATGTAATTCCGGCACTATATTGTGTGGCGCTCCAAGACCCTGCGCCATTTTTAGCTTTAACACTGAAATAATACGTATGATTCTGCGTAAGAGTAAGCCCTGTCGCTGTGACTTCAGGAACTGTGCCGCTTGAGGCCCAGTCGCGAATAACTGTGCCCGTAGCAGAACCATCTGTAATACGATACTGATACTCTATTACACCCGATTCAGCGTCATTGCCCGACCATTTGGCATGCAGCTGAATGCTTGAAGCTGTGTAAGGCCCGTCGATAGCCACTGTTCCAACATTGGGCGCGGTTATATCCAGATAAATTTGGGCCTGAGAATTGGTATTGAGCAAGCTTATGTTATTAGCGGCATCTATAGCCCAGGCATATAGGCGCTTCAAGCCGTTACCTGTAGAAACTATAGTATAAGTAGCTGGCTTTGAATTTAAAACAAAGCTTGATACGGGAGGCTGAGTTGATATTTCGGTTATGAGCCATCTTGTAATACCGCCTGCATCAGAGCCGTCTATAGAAACATTTACAGTGGCTGAATTCGTATATCCGGCCGTTGGACTATCTGGATTACTTACACTAAACTGATTTATCACAGGGGCCATAGTATCCGTAAATAGATTCTGGGTTACCTGCGCGATCTTCGAATCAGCCATAAAGGTATTCCACAATAACTCTGACCGGTAGTTTTCTATCATGAGAGCGATTGGCCCTAAATTAATGCCTGCATAGATAGTGCTGAATTTTTTAGACTGATCAAATGAATCTCTCGGACCGTATGGCCCCCAGAGCCTAAAGTAGTAGTCGTTGTAGTAATGCTCCAAAGCTTGATAGGATAAATTGCTCGGAAGACCGTTTGTCTCCAGATCTTTCATAAGAGGAATGGCGCTTATGGCGCCATAGGGAGGTACTGTTCCGTCATTAGCAGGTTCTCCCCCACCTGGCGCTACATATTCTCTCGGAGGCGCTCCATTCATACCGAAATAGCTTCTATCCGGCCTAAAGCACGCTGAAAGCCCCCAGTCATTCTGGCTATATGAACTATAAGTCGCGGCATTATCTATACAGAATTGTCTATTAGCTTGTGCCGCTGTTTTGGAGTTTTCCCACCAGTTGACAGGAACAGCAAATCTTGCCCCCTGCACGTTATCCGGAATATCAATTCCCGCCTTTTTAAAGTCGTACCAGCAGTGCGCGAATATATAGGTAAAGAGTGAGCCGGAATAAGAATTGTAAACATAAAAGGTCTGGCTTGCGCTCGCATAACTATTCTTACTACGAGGAAAACCATAATATGCTTTTAGAAAATCCTGATTTGTCGGATCGGACGCTATAGCAAGGAGCGATATGAGTAGAGTTTCATCGCTTGGCCTATCCCAAGTCTGTTGAATTAGACCATAATCAGGGCTCCAGCCATGATAGTATTGCCCATCGC
This genomic interval from Candidatus Omnitrophota bacterium contains the following:
- a CDS encoding toxin TcdB middle/N-terminal domain-containing protein; the protein is MNMINFSYDGKILRAVWSKAISIFLCITIITFQLDTARAEAATTTPPPSSVYQGNGTDADPSNSQSHGPVQAQSSSSGGEKLTAMAATSDSGTGGAQTQTSFSSLTGPLGTTKQIFQTDLFTGRASAGIPIVVSPGRGNIQPEVALSYTSGGGNSWCGVGWDLSIGSIERSTRKGVPAYNDSSDVFVATFSGVQSDLVSIGSGEYRAKYDPSYLKFKYDGTSWTVWDKNGTKYAFGSSAGSRVTNSLGTFKWCLDRVTNIDTNFMTISYTKDSGEIYLDTILYTGNDTAGDLPRQSVKFNLEASARPDTYENYRSCSKVTTQYRLSNIEVKCDNVLVRKYQLQYSMSPNTYKSLLSSIVQYGSDNVSTLPPPTFTYQSGVNGWTADDTWIIPDGSFVSGNADQGRCLVDLNGDALPDFMVAIAAQGGSWYERSYKSTGSGWVYDPGWNAPNGNFIWVTQGKNIDDGRRLADVNGDGFPDWIVANKYWTGGGDYSYGTYLNGKTYWNTYSSSQWNVPDGFFAYIGADQGRRFADVNGDGLSDFLVAKDGTRVTYLNNGSGWTRTDSWNVPDGDFTQGSQLMDLNGDGLADLVIAKDGTKAVYMNSGKGWTRDDIWNIPDGNLYESSKPCGRVLTDINGDGLPDLVIAQDGYRSTYINTGHGWQKNDAWNITDGEIITSGQDQGRRFSDVNGDGMEDLVIANGSYKKTYLNASPVPDLLRSISNGVGGSTSIAYTPSTKYYNNGLDSICDLPIILQTVSSVTSDDGMGHAYTVTYKYWDGVFDVPNREFLGFDQVRETDADGNYVDNWFKQDPRYKGRMYLQETKDRSGSIYSRLWNYWDCFEPYAGVYLPYLKSQDRYIYDGDSNNFKRTQTAYEYDSYGNPIKISYSGDDTAGWGTILGDEKYTYIDYVYNQDKWVLSKASHTYTTDSNGNKVSEGWRYYDNNSSWYSVTPVFGRLTKEEKWSNSTSNAVATFVYDTTYGNATSVADAKGRTTTTIYDSIYHMYPELVTNALGQTQSATYDPKTGQILTSTDPNGQISKRVYDVFGRAKQAFGPYDDSSHPSAWYEYDLSVIPVKLAAYAREENNTDDPDKIRATYTFSDGIGRTVEVKSDAQDPAKQIVSNIVVYNNRGLTDSKFFSYLITPGADRAKYIAPDFIQPKASFQYDPVGRVIKTINPDNTYSTTTYARLVTTFTDENGHQKRSTKDVYGRVLKIEEFNGASIYTTTYAYNTLDNLTTTVDTMGNTAAIQYDSLGRKISMNDPDMGSWSYIYDEVGNLKSQTDAKNQTIAFTYDSLNRLIKKTYPLGTPVSYTYDAYPVGSPSGPYTIGRLTSVADVSGMTLFYYDRLGREIKTVKTVDGVSYTTLRSYDAPGRLISVTSPDGEAITYAYNRQGGIDRVAGSRTYVNNISYSATGQMLSLTYGNGAVTNYQYDPNTLRLTHLTTQNSQSTKLQDLGYTFDNIGNVKTLTDASPTGTNTQSFEYDDLYRLTKSTGAGYGVINYQYDPIGNMTQKGDLTLTYPNAGSVRPHAVKTAVKNGQTIYTPDYDANGNMIQKGSQVLQYDYENRLAQVGSSQTSGPVQAQIALNPGMNMISLPIVPADTTVLGAFSSISFGTDYTQVSRYNAVTKNFEHWVNNPKFDQFNTLDYGIGYQIYVNNPNGCTLTITGNYPSQASNIALTSGYNLIGAPITTSKSVIESLSNLQFGVDYDKVARYNPATQTFEYFYNNASIDNFTTMDKGYAYYIHVLKDATWQIPLVFQGTTTFVYDGDGGRVKKISPDGTQSIYVGSGYEVTKNPDNSTSTIKSIFLGENRICETVSGSVYYFHQDHIGSSNVITNDAGQQVACYEYKPYGETSKVSGSFSTDIRFTGQRLDNSTGFYYYGARYYDPELGRFIQPDTIVQAPFDPQSLNRYTYCRNNPINYIDPTGHSWLSKFWDWLTGSIGNIVGAIVGAAVAIVSGNLWLGFQAYSMTSSVINSAVSGNWGGLAGGIVGGLIGGALGVGAASGIYGALGKGAFTFGGGFLGGAAEFGLSGFGSGFGYALGSGEKVGDALQSGLISGGISAAIGGAIQGSYNAGWQNSIHGMSRGAVGKSAGLERKVSLELTVKPISKPITMVTGGGIAGDHWGLRVKDNYNEFNGTWDFGANLSAVDKAVVGFGGSVMASAESAVGRGWTDAIPIQSSLKYATAVYGNIQENLGRHEYRLDSYTCQTWVNNRLNLRNDNFTN